The following are encoded in a window of Aneurinibacillus migulanus genomic DNA:
- a CDS encoding GNAT family N-acetyltransferase codes for MQYRGERKQFRLERFTTPSLYSWGENIPEIKKEGMDAEVIIDCGWGHLIFGQTFDDHDKLIDLFLEEKTGRRDLAIYVRNHHVLLSKAPNLLFVDPSITFRLWLHKYRMPKRRSGGFRIRFMQGHKDAERVNEIYQKSGMVEADPQIMIENQFKQTFTYFVAVDQEDGEIIGTITGIDHKAAFADPDNGSSFWALSVDRDRRARGVGRALVRAVAEYYLAKGRSYLDLSVLHNNKKAIALYKALGFEQIPVYVIKRKNNINEVYYTGGPQP; via the coding sequence ATGCAATACCGAGGGGAGAGAAAGCAATTTCGCCTGGAGCGCTTCACCACCCCCTCCCTCTACAGTTGGGGTGAAAACATTCCAGAAATAAAAAAAGAAGGAATGGATGCGGAGGTAATTATAGACTGTGGTTGGGGCCATCTCATCTTCGGGCAAACATTCGATGACCACGATAAGCTCATCGACCTCTTCCTCGAAGAAAAGACCGGTCGACGGGATTTGGCGATTTATGTACGCAACCACCATGTATTGCTTTCTAAAGCACCGAATCTACTGTTTGTAGATCCTTCCATTACGTTTCGACTTTGGCTTCATAAATACCGAATGCCAAAGCGGAGATCCGGAGGCTTTCGCATCCGCTTTATGCAGGGCCATAAAGACGCAGAACGGGTAAATGAGATATACCAAAAAAGCGGAATGGTAGAGGCAGACCCACAAATCATGATTGAAAACCAGTTTAAGCAGACCTTTACTTACTTTGTGGCGGTAGACCAGGAGGATGGAGAGATTATCGGTACGATTACGGGAATCGATCACAAAGCGGCTTTCGCCGACCCGGACAACGGATCTAGCTTCTGGGCATTGTCCGTAGATCGGGATCGCCGTGCCAGAGGCGTAGGGCGGGCACTTGTCCGCGCTGTAGCGGAATATTATCTGGCTAAGGGACGGAGCTATCTTGATTTATCGGTTCTTCATAACAATAAAAAAGCAATCGCTCTATATAAGGCATTAGGTTTTGAGCAAATCCCGGTATATGTTATCAAGCGGAAAAATAATATCAACGAAGTGTACTATACAGGAGGACCACAGCCTTGA